The Paenibacillus spongiae nucleotide sequence CTCCCCAAAAAGTACCACCCAATGGAAACTCTTCTCGATTCCTTCAAGAATTGGCCCATGGCAACAAGATGAAACGATGTTCATCATGCTGGCCTGCAATGCCTCGGCCAGACTAAGATGAGCACTCTCTTTGCCGGCTGTTCCGCAACATAAGTGACTTCTTCTCGGGCAACTTTTTTATGAATCAGTTCCGGTAATTGTACGCGGTAATCGTCCGGATACTTCTCGAGTTGGAATGGCCCGGATAGCTGCTCAATTAGCATTTCAGCCATTTGTATTTCAGCGGGTTTAACTGTCGAAGTTTTTGGAAGGATCGGGACTTGATCCACTGGTCTTACTTCATCTGCATAATAAAACGTATCCAGCGCTAGGCAGCCGCCCCGCATTACCCGGACCGTATTGACACACCACCTACTACGTGTTACTATATAGCTGTAGTAAGTAATACTTCATACCAGTGATACAGAATAGCAAGGGGTGATTATGCTGGAAAACCTAACGGAAATGCTCAAAGGTGTGCTTGAGGGCTGCGTCCTTGAAATTATAAGCCGCAAAGAAACCTACGGCTACGAAATCACGCGGCGGCTGAACGCCCTCGGCTTCCAAGATGTTGTAGAGGGAACGGTGTACACTATCCTGATCCGGCTTGAAAAAAGCAAGCTGGTAGAAATCACCAAAAAGCCCTCCGACATGGGACCGCCGCGAAAGTTTTTCGCGCTCAACGAAGCGGGGCGTGAGGAACTGCGGATGTTTTGGGAAAAATGGGAATTTGTTGCATCGAAAATCAACCAATTAAGGGAGGAGCAGTAACAATGCTTGATTCTATTATAAAGTTGATAATAGGCGACATGGAAGAGAAACGAGCCTATAAACAAATGATGAAGAGGGTTGACGCCCTGCCGAAAGATTATCGGTTTGCATTTCGCAAAATTCAACATTATATGTTTACCGTTGGCCCCCCTGGCGGTGACATGACGTTATTTACAGACTTGACGATGTTTACGGACTTAGTGGATTTATTTGAAGCAAGCGCGGCAGAGGGCAGACAGGTTCTTGATGTCATAGGCATTGATGTCGGCAAGTTTAGTGATGAGTTTATGCGCGCATCGGTTATCAATACTGAAAATACTGAAAAGCTGCGAGAAAAGCTAAACAAAGAGATTATGGAAAAATTTAATAAGGAGGGACAATAATGATGCTGGAGCTTATCAAAAAAATGATCGGGGACAAAAAAGAGTATAGGGAGCAAATGGCAAGGGTAGATGCGCTGCCTGAAGACTATCGGTTCGTATTTGAAAAAATCCATGGATACATGTGGAGTTTCGCGGGAGGAGACGGCTCTGACATGTTGAAAACTCAGCGCGAATTGATAGAGTTGTTTGAAGCCAGTGCAGCGGAAGGCAAGCACGTTCTTGACGTGACGGGCGAAGATGTTGTCGGGTTCTGCGACGAGCTTTTGCGCGATACGAAAAAATGGACGGATAACTTTCGCAAAAAATTAAACCGCGACATGATGAACAAATTCGGAAGGGGGAACGATTCTAAATGAAAGACATCTCAATTCAAGTAAAGGATTTAAAAAAATCCTTCAAGACCACGGAAGTCCTAAAGGGCGTGGATTTTGAGGTGGAAAAAGGCAGTATTTTCGCTCTGCTCGGCTCCAACGGTGCGGGCAAGACAACGATTGTCAATATCCTCACCACGCTGCTCAAACAGGATAGCGGAACTGCCACCGTAAACGGCTTCGACGTTGCGGCAAAGCCCGAATATGTGCGGCAGTCGATCAGTCTGACCGGGCAATTCGCCGCAGTGGACGAGATTTTGACCGGGCGGGAAAATCTGATCATGATTGCGAAGCTGCGGCATCTTAATCATCCGCGTCAAGTGGCGGACGATTTGCTGAAACGCTTCGGCTTAACCGACGCCGCCGACCGCAAGGCGTCCACCTATTCGGGCGGTATGCGCCGCAGACTCGATATCGCCATGAGCCTAATCGGAAAACCGCAGCTTATTTTCCTCGATGAGCCGACCACCGGCCTTGACCCCGAGGCACGCATTGAGACTTGGAAGATTGTCAAGGAGCTTGCCGAAGGTGGAACGACTGTATTCCTGACCACTCAATATTTGGATGAGGCTGAACAACTTGCCGATAGAATTGTCATTTTGCATGAGGGTAGGATTATTGCCAATGGCACGCTTGAGGAACTGAAAAAGCTGTTCCCGCCCGCAAAGGTGGAGTATGTGGAAAAACAACCTTCATTGGAGGAGATATTCCTCACAATCATTGGTAAAAAGGAGGAAAAGTAAATGGAGACGGCAAAGAATCACTTTTTCAGCGATATGGGCGTTATGGTTGGACGTTCCATGCGCCATATTTTCCGCAGTATGGACACCATCATCACGGTCTGCATCACTCCGATTGCGATGATGCTGCTGTTCGTTTATGTGTTCGGGGGTGCCATTCAGGCCGGAACGGATAACTATGTGAATTACCTGTTGCCTGGCATACTCCTGATGGCAATTGCAAGTGGAATTTCTTACACGGCTTACCGTTTGTTTTTGGATAAGCAACGGGGCATCATTGAGCGGTTCCACACCATGCCGATTGCGCGTTCCGCCGTGCTGTGGGGGCACGTGCTGACCTCGGTGGTATCCAACGTCATTTCTGTTGTCGTCATCATTCTCGTAGCGCTCATTATGGGTTTTCGCTCGTCGGCGGAGGTACTGTCTTGGCTTGCCGTAGCCGGTATACTCGTGCTGTTTACGCTGGCCTTAACTTGGGTCGCTGTGATTCCCGGACTGACCGCAAAATCGGTAGAAGGTGCAAGCGCGTTTTCCTATCCGCTTATCTTCCTGCCATTTATCAGTTCGGCATTTGTTCCGACCGAGTCGATGCCGACGTTCGTTCGCGTCTTTGCCGAAAACCAGCCGGTGACCTCGATCGTGGAAGCCATTCGTGCTCTGCTGTCGGGGCAACCTGTCGGAAATGATATTTGGGTTGCGCTCGCGTGGTGCTTAGGCATACTGATCGTCGCATATCTATTTGCGATGCGCGCATACAAACGGAAAGCAGCTTAATGTTTGCAGGCATTAAAATGATAGTGGTCAACAAAAATATCAAGTAAAGGGATGGTAGAGTGTGTAATTACGAGTGGATATTATGCCCGGTCTGTTGCAACAAAACACGGGTCAAGATACGTGATGATACGGTGCTTGAAAACTTCCCGCTATTTTGTCCCAAGTGTAAACAGGAAACGATAATCAATGTAAAACAACTGAATATGTCAGTTATCAAAGAGCCAGACGCTAAGACGCAGAGCCGATAACATGTGAGATTGTTCACAGTTATCGGCTCTTTCTTTTATGTATGGTGCGCTGGATGAATTTATATATTGACTTTACGGCAGAAATGACTGCGGACATGGAGCAGACCATAAAAAATGAACTTAATCAAATGTTGGAACTAATAATAAATAGAATGGTGGGGTGTTTATATGTTTTTATCAGTATCAAACCTTACGAAAAGCTATAACACAGGGATTATTACCCATGTGCTCAAAGGCGTGGGGCTGGAACTGGAAAAAGGGCAAATCGGAGTAATATTCGGGCCCTCCGGTTCGGGTAAATCTTCGCTGATGAACATTATAGGCGGGGTTGACAAGGCCGACGGCGGCACTGTCGAAGTGGACGGCGAGCGTATTACAGATTTAAACGACAGCCAACTGGTTGAATACAGGCGGGAGAGCGTGGGCTTCGTCTTCCAGTTCTACAACCTTGTGCCGAACCTCACGGTAGCCGAAAACATCGAGGTTGTATCGAACATCAGTAAAACCCCACTTAAAACAGACGAGGTGCTTTATGCTGTCGGACTTTCCGACAAAAAGAACCGTTTCCCCCGGGAACTCTCCGGCGGCGAGCAGCAGCGCGTGTCAATCGCACGAGCCATCGTCAAAAATCCAAAGCTCCTGCTCTGCGATGAGCCCACCGGAGCGCTGGACCTCGAGACCTCGCGGGGCGTGTTGTCGTTGCTCCAAAAAGTAAACGCGCAGTTTGGCACGACCATACTGATGATTACCCACAACAGCGCCATCGCCGGTATGTCGCACGCCATATACAGGCTGAGAAGCGGCGAGGTGGCGGAAGTTACGTACAATTCCGAAATTATCCCGGCGGAAAGGATTGAATGGTAATGGCACTGCGAAAACGCGTATGGCGTATCATAAAGGAAAACAAAGGGCAGTATTTCGGTATCTTTATTCTGATTCTTTTAGGCAGCTTTTATTTCATCGCGGCTACAGGCGTAGCAAATAACCTCGAAAAAATGGTCGTCGGGTTTGCCGAAGAATACAGGCAGGAAGACCTGACATTTTCGACAGACATGCCCATTGAGGATATTGCGGCGCTGGAGGGCGAATCCAGCGCGCTGATAGAGGTTTACCGGCAGTACGACGTCAAACTGCCCGACGGACAGAACCTGTCTGGCGGGGAGCTGCGGCTGCTCAGCCTTTCTTCCAAAATCAATATCCCGGCAGTATTATCAGGGCGGGGTCTTGAAAACCTGGGGGATATTTTGCTCGATCCGTATTTTTGCCAGACGCAAGGCTTGAATATAGGCGGTCAAATAGAGCTAAACGGCAAAACCTTCAATATCGTAGGTACAATGGCCGTACCCAATTACGTTTATATCCTCAAAAACCTTTACGATGTGCTGCCAACCAGCGGTTTTGGCATCGGGATGGTTTCCGGCGCGGATATCGAGGCGTTCCCGGAGGCGATCACGGTTTATGCGGCATCCTTTGAGGACAGGGAAAATATAAATGCACAGACAGCGAAGCTGCATGAGCTTTTAACCGAAAAAGGGTACTCCCTTTCCGAATGGCTGGACGCTAAGAATAACAAGCGCATCAGTATGCCTTGGTCAAACATTTCCAGCATGAAGTCTATGAGCTTTCCCGTATCAACCGCTTTTTTCCTTCTTTGCTGTCTTATTGTAGGCGTGATGATCATGCGCATAGTTAAGTCCGACGGCGTAGTCATCGGAACGCTGTACGCGCAGGGCTACCGCCGCCGTGAACTGACCCGGCACTATATGGCGATCCCTGTGTTGCTGTCCGCAGCAGGAGGTTTTGCCGGCACACTGCTTGCGCTGCCGTGTGTAAGGCCCGTTGTTGATTCTATGCTGATTTATTACATCCTGCCTGATAAAGGCATTACCTTCTCTCTATTAAACCTAGCGCTTGCCGTGCTGATGCCGGTGGCTTTCATCGGTCTGTCAAGTTTTCTTACGATACGCAAGGTACTAAAAAAAACCGCTGTCGAGCTGATGAAAGGAGACGAGCAAAAAGCAAAGGTGAATGTTATAGAACGCGCACTCCGGCTGGATCGGTTTACATTCAATACCAAATTCCGGATACGCGAGCAGGTACGAAGCATACCGCGTCTGTTGTTCTTAGTGCTGGGCGTGTGCGCCGCGTCGATGATACTGATGTTTGGTTTTACCTTCAACTACTCGATGGATGTGGTGATGGACAAAGGGGCGTTGGAGAGATACCAGTATCCCTTGGAGTATAACTTCAAGGAAGTACGGAATATAGAGGATGGAGGTATTCCCGAAGGAGCGGAGCCGTACAACACGTTACGCGGCTATCCCGAGGGCAGGGAATCGGTTGAGTATTACCTGGTTGGTATGAAGCCGGATTCCGTCGGCCTCAAGATGAACGATATGCAGGGCAACGCGCTGTCGAGGGATCAAGTAAATATCACGTCTCCGCTGGCCAGCCGGCTGAAGCTCAAGGAAGGGGACACGATCAGTTTTGTAAACAAGCTGGATGGAAAATCATACAGTCTGACAATCGACGGGATCGTCGAAGCCTACGGCGAGCAATTTGTTTATATGCCCCTTGACGAGTTCAACCGCATGACCGGTCAACCTCTCGGAAGCTACCGTACCGTGATCAGCAGCCATGAGATGGATTTTGACGAAAGTCTGCTTGCCGGCGTGATGGATGCGCGGTATCCCGAGGCGTATGAAGACCTATCCATGCCAACGACGCTGATAGTTGGGTCTGTAACGGCCTTGGCCGTGCTTATTGCGGTCATTATTATCTTCCTTGTGACGTCGCTGATGATTGACGAGAGCCGGAACACCATCTCTCTGCTCAAGGTATTGGGCTACCGCGGGAAAGAGCTGGCTATGCTGATTCTGAACAGCTCTACGCCGGCGGTGTTTATTGGCTTCTGGCTGGGACTGCCGTTAATGCTGGTCTTCGGGAACAACCTGTACGGTTATGTCGCGGAAATGATCAATATGATGATACCCATGATTGTGAACCCGCTATATATCCTGATAAGCTTCGTGTTGATCTTTGCGGTATACGAGATAACCAAGCGGCTGTGCGGAAGGAAGCTCGCGAAGATATCCATGAGCGAGGCGCTGAAAGCGGGCACGGAGTGAGTTGTTTGGTCGCACCCCAATACATGCCGGCAAATCTAAATAAGCGTTGCAACAATGGCCGCGTTACATTGGAGTTGGGTTTGTTGTTGTAATGCTCTCCTATG carries:
- a CDS encoding DUF1048 domain-containing protein, with product MLDSIIKLIIGDMEEKRAYKQMMKRVDALPKDYRFAFRKIQHYMFTVGPPGGDMTLFTDLTMFTDLVDLFEASAAEGRQVLDVIGIDVGKFSDEFMRASVINTENTEKLREKLNKEIMEKFNKEGQ
- a CDS encoding cysteine-rich KTR domain-containing protein, which translates into the protein MLENFPLFCPKCKQETIINVKQLNMSVIKEPDAKTQSR
- a CDS encoding ABC transporter permease, which codes for MALRKRVWRIIKENKGQYFGIFILILLGSFYFIAATGVANNLEKMVVGFAEEYRQEDLTFSTDMPIEDIAALEGESSALIEVYRQYDVKLPDGQNLSGGELRLLSLSSKINIPAVLSGRGLENLGDILLDPYFCQTQGLNIGGQIELNGKTFNIVGTMAVPNYVYILKNLYDVLPTSGFGIGMVSGADIEAFPEAITVYAASFEDRENINAQTAKLHELLTEKGYSLSEWLDAKNNKRISMPWSNISSMKSMSFPVSTAFFLLCCLIVGVMIMRIVKSDGVVIGTLYAQGYRRRELTRHYMAIPVLLSAAGGFAGTLLALPCVRPVVDSMLIYYILPDKGITFSLLNLALAVLMPVAFIGLSSFLTIRKVLKKTAVELMKGDEQKAKVNVIERALRLDRFTFNTKFRIREQVRSIPRLLFLVLGVCAASMILMFGFTFNYSMDVVMDKGALERYQYPLEYNFKEVRNIEDGGIPEGAEPYNTLRGYPEGRESVEYYLVGMKPDSVGLKMNDMQGNALSRDQVNITSPLASRLKLKEGDTISFVNKLDGKSYSLTIDGIVEAYGEQFVYMPLDEFNRMTGQPLGSYRTVISSHEMDFDESLLAGVMDARYPEAYEDLSMPTTLIVGSVTALAVLIAVIIIFLVTSLMIDESRNTISLLKVLGYRGKELAMLILNSSTPAVFIGFWLGLPLMLVFGNNLYGYVAEMINMMIPMIVNPLYILISFVLIFAVYEITKRLCGRKLAKISMSEALKAGTE
- a CDS encoding ABC transporter permease, whose product is METAKNHFFSDMGVMVGRSMRHIFRSMDTIITVCITPIAMMLLFVYVFGGAIQAGTDNYVNYLLPGILLMAIASGISYTAYRLFLDKQRGIIERFHTMPIARSAVLWGHVLTSVVSNVISVVVIILVALIMGFRSSAEVLSWLAVAGILVLFTLALTWVAVIPGLTAKSVEGASAFSYPLIFLPFISSAFVPTESMPTFVRVFAENQPVTSIVEAIRALLSGQPVGNDIWVALAWCLGILIVAYLFAMRAYKRKAA
- a CDS encoding ABC transporter ATP-binding protein, translated to MFLSVSNLTKSYNTGIITHVLKGVGLELEKGQIGVIFGPSGSGKSSLMNIIGGVDKADGGTVEVDGERITDLNDSQLVEYRRESVGFVFQFYNLVPNLTVAENIEVVSNISKTPLKTDEVLYAVGLSDKKNRFPRELSGGEQQRVSIARAIVKNPKLLLCDEPTGALDLETSRGVLSLLQKVNAQFGTTILMITHNSAIAGMSHAIYRLRSGEVAEVTYNSEIIPAERIEW
- a CDS encoding PadR family transcriptional regulator gives rise to the protein MENLTEMLKGVLEGCVLEIISRKETYGYEITRRLNALGFQDVVEGTVYTILIRLEKSKLVEITKKPSDMGPPRKFFALNEAGREELRMFWEKWEFVASKINQLREEQ
- a CDS encoding ABC transporter ATP-binding protein; translation: MKDISIQVKDLKKSFKTTEVLKGVDFEVEKGSIFALLGSNGAGKTTIVNILTTLLKQDSGTATVNGFDVAAKPEYVRQSISLTGQFAAVDEILTGRENLIMIAKLRHLNHPRQVADDLLKRFGLTDAADRKASTYSGGMRRRLDIAMSLIGKPQLIFLDEPTTGLDPEARIETWKIVKELAEGGTTVFLTTQYLDEAEQLADRIVILHEGRIIANGTLEELKKLFPPAKVEYVEKQPSLEEIFLTIIGKKEEK
- a CDS encoding DUF1048 domain-containing protein; the protein is MLELIKKMIGDKKEYREQMARVDALPEDYRFVFEKIHGYMWSFAGGDGSDMLKTQRELIELFEASAAEGKHVLDVTGEDVVGFCDELLRDTKKWTDNFRKKLNRDMMNKFGRGNDSK